In Buchnera aphidicola (Sipha maydis), the following proteins share a genomic window:
- the aroA gene encoding 3-phosphoshikimate 1-carboxyvinyltransferase produces MQTKMLLSSPYKVKGEILLPGSKSITNRALLMASMSTGITHLKNVLYSDDVKYMLNALKILGVKYIFSSKKRTCYIYGQGREFPQNKNITLYLGNAGTAVRSLLSVLSIKNNNIIITGDKRMQERPIKHLVNALVQGKSTLKYLKKKGFLPIQTQGGFLGGKIILNGNISSQFLTAILIASPYAPLKTKILIKGELVSKPYIKMTIKMMESFGVYVKNKKYKKFYILNKQNYISPKNYYIESDASSASYFLAAAAIKGGQVSVIGVGKNSIQGDIKFNDVLKKMGAKIFFKKNKIICKKNKLKSINMDMNSIPDAAMTIAVTSLFAKGITTIRNIYNWRVKETDRLFAMATELRKVGAIIEEGKDYLKINPPKIFKKSEINTYNDHRIAMCFSLISLSGVPVTLINPECVNKTFPNYFLDFFSICQYK; encoded by the coding sequence ATGCAAACAAAAATGTTATTAAGCTCTCCCTATAAAGTAAAAGGAGAAATATTACTTCCAGGTTCTAAAAGTATTACTAATAGAGCATTATTAATGGCATCTATGTCAACTGGAATTACTCATCTGAAGAATGTTTTATATAGTGACGATGTAAAATATATGTTGAATGCTTTAAAAATTTTAGGTGTCAAATATATTTTTTCTTCTAAAAAAAGAACTTGTTATATTTACGGTCAAGGAAGAGAATTTCCTCAAAATAAAAATATTACTTTATATTTAGGAAATGCAGGTACTGCTGTGCGTTCATTATTATCTGTTTTATCTATAAAAAATAATAATATTATTATTACAGGTGATAAAAGAATGCAAGAAAGACCTATTAAACATTTAGTAAATGCATTAGTACAAGGAAAATCTACATTAAAATATTTAAAAAAGAAAGGATTTTTACCAATACAAACACAGGGAGGATTTCTTGGTGGAAAAATAATTTTAAATGGAAATATATCTAGTCAATTTTTAACAGCTATACTAATAGCATCTCCTTATGCTCCATTAAAAACAAAAATATTAATTAAAGGTGAATTAGTTTCTAAACCATATATTAAAATGACTATAAAAATGATGGAATCATTTGGAGTATATGTGAAGAATAAAAAATATAAGAAATTTTATATTTTAAACAAACAAAATTATATTTCTCCAAAAAATTATTATATAGAAAGTGATGCTTCTTCTGCATCTTACTTTTTGGCAGCTGCAGCAATTAAAGGAGGGCAAGTCAGCGTTATTGGTGTAGGAAAAAATAGTATACAAGGAGATATAAAATTCAATGATGTTTTAAAAAAAATGGGAGCTAAAATTTTTTTTAAAAAAAACAAAATAATTTGTAAAAAAAATAAATTAAAAAGTATTAATATGGATATGAATAGCATTCCAGATGCAGCCATGACTATTGCTGTAACTTCTCTTTTTGCAAAAGGAATTACTACAATTAGAAATATATATAATTGGCGTGTAAAAGAAACTGATAGATTATTTGCAATGGCTACCGAATTAAGAAAAGTAGGAGCAATCATTGAAGAAGGTAAAGATTATTTAAAAATTAATCCTCCTAAAATTTTCAAAAAATCAGAAATTAATACATATAATGATCATAGAATAGCTATGTGTTTTTCATTAATTTCTTTATCTGGAGTACCAGTAACTTTAATTAATCCTGAATGTGTGAATAAAACATTTCCGAATTATTTTTTAGATTTTTTTTCAATATGCCAGTATAAATAA
- the serS gene encoding serine--tRNA ligase has product MINPKLLKKNIKEIALKLLEKGFQLNIIKFQKLEKKRKKIQVKTENLKSIQKKISKLIGKKKLNIDKKSLQEECFKLSIKIKKYHKKLKKIQKKLFIFSLKTPNITLEDVPFGIKSSENKIIYSWGKIKKMDFLVKNHIELGKENNFFDWKSAAKISGTNFVVIKDKIAKLYRVLSQFMLDLHIDKHKYQEIYIPYIVHQDSLYGTGQLPKFNSNLFSINFSKHCNKNNYFLIPTAEVPLTNLVRNIILNEKDLPFKFVANTPCFRAESNSYGKNFKGLIRLNQFDKVELVQITLPKDSNQALENITLHAETILKLLKLPYRKVLLCTGQTNFSSAKTYDLEVWFPSQKSYREISSCSNMLDFQARRMKSRYYDSIKKKNIFVHTLNGSALAIGRTLAAILENYQMKDGSIKIPKILRKYMNGLKFIK; this is encoded by the coding sequence ATGATTAATCCAAAATTATTAAAAAAAAATATTAAAGAAATTGCATTAAAATTATTGGAAAAAGGATTTCAATTAAATATTATAAAATTTCAAAAATTAGAAAAAAAAAGAAAAAAAATACAAGTCAAAACTGAAAATTTAAAATCTATTCAAAAAAAAATATCAAAATTAATTGGAAAAAAAAAATTAAATATAGATAAAAAATCTTTACAAGAAGAATGCTTTAAATTAAGCATTAAAATAAAAAAATATCATAAAAAACTTAAAAAAATTCAAAAAAAACTTTTTATTTTTTCTCTAAAAACTCCAAATATCACTTTAGAAGATGTTCCTTTTGGAATAAAAAGTTCTGAAAATAAAATAATTTATTCTTGGGGAAAAATAAAAAAAATGGATTTTCTAGTAAAAAATCATATAGAATTAGGTAAAGAAAATAATTTTTTTGATTGGAAATCTGCTGCAAAAATTTCAGGAACAAATTTTGTAGTTATAAAAGATAAAATTGCTAAACTATATCGAGTATTAAGTCAATTTATGTTAGATTTACATATTGATAAACATAAATACCAAGAAATATATATACCTTATATTGTTCACCAAGACAGTTTGTATGGAACAGGACAACTTCCAAAATTTAATTCTAATTTATTTAGTATTAATTTTTCCAAACATTGTAATAAAAATAATTATTTTTTGATTCCTACTGCTGAAGTTCCTCTAACAAATTTAGTACGAAATATTATTTTAAATGAAAAAGATCTTCCATTCAAATTTGTTGCAAATACTCCCTGTTTTCGAGCAGAATCTAATTCATATGGAAAAAACTTTAAAGGATTAATTAGATTAAATCAATTTGATAAAGTAGAATTAGTTCAAATTACACTTCCAAAAGATTCTAATCAAGCATTAGAAAATATTACTTTACATGCAGAAACAATTTTAAAACTTTTAAAACTTCCATATAGAAAAGTATTATTATGTACAGGACAAACAAACTTTTCATCTGCAAAAACATATGATTTAGAAGTATGGTTTCCCTCCCAAAAATCTTATCGTGAAATTTCTTCTTGTTCAAATATGTTAGATTTTCAAGCGCGTAGAATGAAATCAAGATATTATGATTCAATTAAAAAAAAAAATATTTTTGTTCATACATTAAATGGATCAGCTTTAGCGATAGGACGTACATTAGCTGCAATACTTGAAAATTACCAAATGAAAGATGGGTCAATTAAAATACCAAAAATTTTACGTAAATATATGAATGGATTAAAATTTATTAAGTAA
- the cmk gene encoding (d)CMP kinase — MIKKYPVITIDGASGVGKSTLSYSISKKLNWNFLESGYMYRIMAYYIIKYDLSLKKKNIISLFPYINFDFKYMNNGIKVFFKNKDISNEIHSEKISMMASKIAIFPYVRNWLLNKQRKFRRFPGLVTNGRDMGTMVFPDAIVKIFLKKSLLERAKKRKLDLRLRGFKMKIEKIIKDIKKRDYRDKNRILCPLFPAKDAIIIDSTSMSLEKTLKKSMNIIYKKLLNK; from the coding sequence ATGATTAAAAAATATCCTGTTATTACAATTGATGGAGCAAGCGGTGTAGGAAAAAGCACTTTATCTTATTCTATATCTAAGAAATTAAATTGGAATTTTTTAGAGTCAGGATATATGTATAGGATAATGGCTTATTATATCATAAAATATGATTTATCTTTGAAAAAAAAAAATATAATTTCATTATTTCCTTATATAAATTTTGATTTCAAATACATGAATAATGGAATCAAAGTTTTTTTTAAAAATAAAGATATTTCAAATGAAATTCATTCTGAAAAAATTTCTATGATGGCATCAAAAATTGCAATTTTTCCATATGTAAGAAATTGGCTTTTGAATAAACAAAGAAAATTTAGACGGTTTCCAGGATTAGTTACCAATGGAAGAGATATGGGGACAATGGTTTTTCCTGATGCAATTGTAAAAATATTTTTAAAAAAAAGTTTATTGGAAAGAGCAAAAAAAAGAAAATTAGATTTAAGATTAAGAGGTTTTAAAATGAAGATAGAAAAAATCATTAAAGACATTAAAAAAAGAGATTATCGGGATAAAAATCGTATTTTATGTCCTTTATTTCCAGCAAAAGATGCTATAATTATTGATTCTACTTCAATGAGTTTAGAAAAAACATTAAAAAAATCTATGAATATAATTTATAAAAAATTATTAAATAAATAA
- the serC gene encoding 3-phosphoserine/phosphohydroxythreonine transaminase, whose translation MKNYIYNFSAGPSMLPIEVMNKAHQEFKNWCNLGVSVLEISHRSEEFLHLIKNSKKHLRNLLKIPENYKILFFQGGARGQFSAIPMNLTKKKNFTDYICSGHWSNQAAIEAQKYCCPNFINVVSKINNKKIVLPMNKWKINNQSDYIHYCPNETIEGLAIYEEPNFKDKNIIGDFSSTLLSRKINIKKYSLIYASAQKNIGTSGITIVIIKKKLIKKSNFLVPSILDYKIALKNNSLFNTPVNFSWYLSSLVFKWLKKIGGIEEIEKINIKKSKILYKFIDKSKLYRNKIHKNNRSCMNVIFTLKNEKLNNIFLHESRLHGLYALKNHKIAGGMRASIYNAMPIEGVKKLINFMLLFEKKYF comes from the coding sequence ATGAAAAATTATATTTATAATTTTAGCGCTGGTCCTTCTATGTTACCAATAGAAGTAATGAATAAAGCGCATCAAGAATTTAAAAATTGGTGCAATTTAGGAGTATCTGTTTTAGAAATTAGTCATAGAAGTGAAGAATTTTTACATTTAATAAAAAATTCAAAAAAACATTTAAGAAATCTTTTAAAAATACCAGAAAATTATAAAATACTTTTTTTTCAAGGAGGTGCAAGAGGACAATTTTCAGCTATTCCTATGAATTTAACAAAAAAAAAAAATTTTACAGATTATATTTGTAGCGGACATTGGTCGAATCAAGCTGCTATCGAAGCGCAAAAATATTGTTGTCCTAATTTTATAAACGTTGTTTCAAAAATTAATAATAAAAAAATAGTTCTTCCAATGAATAAATGGAAAATAAATAATCAATCTGATTATATACATTATTGCCCTAATGAAACCATTGAAGGTTTAGCTATTTATGAAGAACCAAATTTTAAAGATAAAAATATTATTGGAGATTTTTCTTCCACTCTTTTATCCCGCAAAATCAATATTAAAAAATATTCTTTAATTTACGCAAGCGCACAAAAAAATATAGGAACATCAGGAATTACGATTGTTATTATTAAAAAAAAACTTATTAAAAAGTCAAATTTTTTAGTACCTTCAATTTTAGATTATAAAATTGCTTTAAAAAATAATTCACTTTTTAACACTCCAGTAAATTTTTCATGGTATTTATCTAGTTTAGTATTTAAATGGTTAAAAAAAATCGGTGGAATAGAAGAAATAGAAAAAATAAATATAAAAAAATCTAAAATTTTATATAAATTTATAGATAAAAGTAAACTTTATAGAAATAAAATACATAAAAATAATCGATCTTGCATGAATGTTATTTTTACTTTAAAAAACGAGAAATTAAATAATATATTTTTACATGAATCTCGCTTACATGGTTTATATGCTTTAAAGAATCATAAAATTGCTGGAGGAATGCGAGCATCTATCTATAACGCTATGCCAATTGAAGGTGTAAAAAAATTAATTAATTTCATGTTATTATTTGAAAAAAAATATTTTTAA
- the tpiA gene encoding triose-phosphate isomerase encodes MNKKIVIANWKLNGDQTFVKDFIKKINSTQKKIFENIQIILSPPIIYINYMFKKINNKKIFFASQNVDYHDKGAFTGEISPYMINEIGAKYVILGHSERRKNHFENNTLIAKKFFSIKKNNLIPILCIGETKKEKEKGLTKEVLINQINQIFLTCGNDAFNKTFIAYEPIWAIGTGKNESPNNINKIMKFIKNYIMQKSLNKNIKFKLQYGGSVSDNNVHKIIEEKYIDGVLVGSASLNYKIFLKILKKISFREKK; translated from the coding sequence ATGAATAAAAAAATTGTTATTGCTAATTGGAAATTAAATGGAGATCAAACTTTTGTAAAGGATTTTATTAAAAAAATTAATTCAACTCAAAAAAAAATTTTTGAAAATATACAAATAATTCTTTCTCCTCCAATTATATACATTAATTATATGTTTAAAAAAATTAACAATAAAAAAATTTTTTTTGCTTCTCAAAATGTTGATTATCATGATAAAGGAGCGTTTACTGGAGAAATTTCTCCTTATATGATTAATGAAATTGGAGCGAAATATGTTATATTAGGTCATTCAGAAAGACGAAAAAATCATTTTGAAAATAATACTTTAATAGCTAAAAAATTTTTTTCTATAAAAAAGAATAATTTAATTCCAATATTATGTATTGGGGAAACAAAAAAAGAAAAAGAAAAAGGTTTAACAAAAGAAGTTCTAATTAACCAAATTAATCAAATATTTTTAACTTGTGGAAATGATGCTTTCAATAAAACGTTTATTGCTTATGAACCTATATGGGCTATTGGAACCGGGAAAAATGAATCTCCAAATAATATTAATAAAATTATGAAGTTTATAAAAAATTATATTATGCAAAAAAGTTTAAATAAAAATATTAAATTTAAATTACAATATGGAGGATCCGTGTCTGATAATAATGTTCATAAAATTATAGAAGAAAAATATATTGATGGTGTATTAGTTGGATCTGCATCTTTAAATTATAAAATTTTTTTAAAAATTCTTAAAAAAATTAGTTTTAGAGAAAAAAAATAA